In a genomic window of Lacrimispora sp. BS-2:
- a CDS encoding nitrogen-fixing protein NifU: protein MIYSQEVEEMCTVAQGVHHGAAPIPEEAKWVKSREVKDISGLTHGVGWCAPQQGACKLTLNVKEGIIQEALVETIGCSGMTHSAAMAAEILPGLTVLEALNTDLVCDAINTAMRELFLQIAYGRTQSAFSEDGLPVGAGLEDLGKGLRSQVGTMYGTLKKGPRYLEMAEGYVTGIALDEEDQIIGYQFVSLGKMTDFIKKGDDPNTAWEKAKGQYGRVAEAAKIIDPRHE from the coding sequence ATGATTTATTCACAGGAAGTAGAAGAGATGTGCACAGTGGCACAGGGCGTTCATCACGGCGCTGCTCCAATCCCAGAAGAAGCAAAATGGGTAAAATCTAGAGAAGTTAAAGATATCTCCGGTCTGACACATGGCGTTGGCTGGTGTGCTCCTCAGCAGGGTGCATGCAAGTTGACTCTTAACGTAAAAGAGGGTATTATTCAGGAAGCATTAGTAGAGACAATCGGCTGCTCCGGTATGACACACTCCGCTGCTATGGCAGCAGAGATCTTACCAGGACTTACCGTTTTAGAAGCATTAAATACAGACCTTGTTTGTGACGCGATCAACACTGCTATGAGAGAATTGTTTTTACAGATCGCATACGGCAGAACACAGAGTGCATTTTCTGAGGATGGACTTCCGGTAGGTGCGGGACTGGAAGACTTAGGAAAGGGTCTCCGTTCACAGGTTGGTACCATGTACGGAACATTAAAGAAAGGTCCTCGTTACTTAGAGATGGCGGAAGGCTATGTAACCGGTATTGCTCTCGATGAAGAAGACCAGATCATTGGCTATCAGTTCGTAAGCCTTGGAAAGATGACTGACTTCATCAAGAAGGGTGATGATCCGAATACTGCTTGGGAAAAGGCAAAGGGACAGTACGGACGTGTTGCCGAAGCTGCTAAGATCATTGACCCAAGACATGAATAA
- a CDS encoding GGGtGRT protein yields the protein MALFESYERRIDKINSVLNSYGIASIEEAEKITKDAGLDVYEQVKKIQPICFENACWAYIVGAAIAIKKDCRKAADAAAAIGEGLQAFCIPGSVADQRKVGLGHGNLGKMLLEEETECFCFLAGHESFAAAEGAIGIAEKANKVRQKPLRVILNGLGKDAAQIISRINGFTYVETEMDYYKGEVKELWRKSYSEGLRAKVNCYGANDVTEGVAVMWKEGVDVSITGNSTNPTRFQHPVAGTYKKECSEKGKKYFSVASGGGTGRTLHPDNMGAGPASYGMTDTMGRMHSDAQFAGSSSVPAHVEMMGLIGMGNNPMVGATVAVAVGIEESARDGKF from the coding sequence ATGGCATTATTTGAATCATATGAGAGAAGAATTGACAAAATCAATTCTGTATTAAACAGCTATGGCATTGCTTCTATTGAAGAAGCTGAAAAGATTACAAAAGATGCAGGTCTGGATGTATACGAGCAGGTGAAGAAGATCCAGCCGATCTGTTTTGAGAATGCCTGTTGGGCTTACATCGTTGGCGCAGCAATTGCAATCAAGAAGGACTGCAGAAAAGCGGCAGACGCAGCAGCAGCGATTGGAGAAGGTCTTCAGGCTTTCTGTATTCCAGGTTCCGTTGCCGACCAGCGTAAAGTAGGTCTGGGACATGGTAACTTAGGAAAGATGCTTCTGGAAGAAGAGACCGAGTGTTTCTGCTTTTTGGCAGGTCATGAGTCCTTTGCAGCAGCAGAAGGCGCAATTGGTATTGCTGAGAAGGCAAACAAGGTTCGTCAGAAACCATTAAGAGTTATTTTAAATGGTTTAGGAAAAGATGCCGCTCAGATCATTTCCAGAATCAATGGATTTACATATGTAGAAACAGAGATGGATTACTACAAAGGCGAAGTAAAAGAGCTTTGGAGAAAGTCCTATTCAGAAGGCTTAAGAGCAAAAGTTAACTGCTACGGTGCAAACGATGTTACAGAAGGTGTTGCAGTTATGTGGAAGGAAGGTGTTGACGTTTCTATTACAGGAAACTCTACCAACCCAACCAGATTCCAGCATCCGGTTGCAGGAACTTATAAGAAGGAATGTTCAGAGAAGGGCAAGAAGTACTTCTCCGTAGCATCCGGCGGCGGTACAGGACGTACCCTTCATCCGGATAATATGGGAGCAGGTCCTGCTTCCTACGGTATGACTGATACCATGGGACGTATGCATTCTGATGCCCAGTTCGCAGGTTCTTCTTCCGTTCCGGCTCACGTGGAAATGATGGGTCTGATCGGTATGGGAAATAACCCTATGGTCGGAGCTACCGTGGCTGTGGCTGTAGGCATCGAGGAGAGTGCAAGAGACGGTAAATTCTAA
- a CDS encoding tyrosine-type recombinase/integrase, whose product MGELITRKRGKTWEWSFESARIDGKRKRVTKGGYRTKSDAIEAGTQAKAEYDNAGIHFSPSEISVSDFYDLWLDEYCKVNLSTDTIIGYRKKINLHIKPALGKYRLKSLTPAIIQKLLNDKFNQGYSRNTLSVLKGLLTGALKYAVEPMHFIKYNPASGAKLPSHRAIPETPSRKKEKNIIPAEQWEAIINRFPEGHTCFIPLQLAYRCGLRLGEVFALMWSDIDFEAKTLNVNKQVQNLDGSWAFYAPKYNSARIIPLDSKMLDILKRAKANQERAREYYAEHYTILYEDNKRHINTEGNGSEIFMINRRENGTYIQPRVLQHCSRIIHHQLGFGNFDFHSLRHTHATILLENGANPKDVQARLGHKNIEETLQIYTHVTSKMQDQTISILENIP is encoded by the coding sequence ATGGGAGAATTAATAACCAGAAAGCGCGGAAAGACCTGGGAATGGTCATTTGAAAGCGCGCGAATAGATGGAAAACGGAAACGTGTTACCAAAGGTGGTTACAGGACTAAATCCGATGCAATAGAAGCCGGCACCCAAGCCAAAGCCGAATACGATAACGCCGGTATTCACTTTTCCCCCTCCGAAATATCGGTATCTGATTTTTATGATCTATGGCTAGACGAATATTGCAAGGTGAACCTTAGCACAGATACGATCATCGGATATCGAAAAAAGATTAATTTACACATAAAGCCGGCCTTAGGAAAATATAGGCTGAAATCTCTTACCCCGGCCATCATTCAAAAATTACTCAATGATAAATTCAATCAGGGATATAGCCGTAATACCCTCTCTGTATTAAAAGGACTTCTAACGGGCGCACTAAAATATGCCGTTGAACCTATGCATTTTATTAAATATAATCCTGCTTCCGGAGCAAAGCTCCCATCTCATAGAGCTATACCAGAGACTCCTTCCAGGAAAAAAGAGAAGAATATCATTCCAGCTGAACAATGGGAGGCAATTATAAACCGTTTTCCTGAAGGGCACACCTGTTTTATTCCTTTGCAGCTTGCTTATCGCTGCGGCCTGCGTTTGGGAGAGGTATTTGCGCTTATGTGGAGCGATATAGACTTTGAAGCAAAAACGCTTAATGTAAATAAACAAGTGCAAAATTTAGACGGATCATGGGCTTTCTATGCTCCGAAATATAATTCAGCACGCATAATACCCCTGGATAGTAAAATGCTGGACATATTGAAACGGGCGAAAGCTAATCAAGAGAGAGCAAGGGAATACTATGCTGAGCATTATACAATTTTATATGAGGACAATAAAAGGCATATAAACACAGAAGGGAATGGATCTGAGATATTTATGATTAATCGCCGTGAAAACGGAACCTATATACAACCCCGGGTTCTTCAGCATTGTAGTCGTATCATACACCATCAACTTGGATTTGGTAACTTTGATTTTCACTCTCTTCGGCATACTCATGCCACCATACTTCTAGAAAATGGAGCCAACCCAAAAGATGTCCAGGCAAGACTTGGGCATAAAAACATAGAAGAGACGCTGCAGATATATACTCATGTAACTTCTAAAATGCAGGACCAAACGATCAGTATACTCGAGAACATACCGTAG